In Pseudomonas sp. MTM4, one genomic interval encodes:
- the nrdR gene encoding transcriptional regulator NrdR, whose amino-acid sequence MHCPFCVAHDTKVIDSRLVAEGDQVRRRRECLACGERFTTFETAELVMPRLIKQDGSRQPFDEEKLRAGMQRALEKRPVSVERLEEAIAHIKHRLRATGEREIKSRVLGELVMAELQKLDEVAYIRFASVYRRFQDLNEFREEIERLSREPAKTE is encoded by the coding sequence ATGCATTGTCCCTTCTGCGTTGCACATGACACCAAAGTCATCGACTCGCGCCTGGTTGCCGAGGGCGATCAGGTCCGTCGCCGCCGCGAATGCCTCGCCTGCGGCGAGCGTTTCACCACCTTCGAAACCGCCGAGCTGGTCATGCCGCGGTTGATCAAGCAGGACGGCAGTCGCCAGCCGTTCGACGAAGAAAAGTTGCGTGCTGGCATGCAGCGCGCATTGGAGAAGCGCCCGGTCAGCGTCGAGCGGCTGGAAGAAGCCATCGCCCACATCAAGCACAGGCTGAGGGCCACCGGCGAGCGCGAAATCAAATCGCGGGTGCTCGGCGAGCTGGTAATGGCCGAGCTGCAAAAGCTCGATGAGGTGGCCTATATCCGCTTCGCTTCCGTCTATCGCCGCTTTCAGGACCTCAACGAGTTCCGCGAGGAAATCGAGCGTCTGTCGCGCGAACCTGCGAAAACCGAATGA
- the ribD gene encoding bifunctional diaminohydroxyphosphoribosylaminopyrimidine deaminase/5-amino-6-(5-phosphoribosylamino)uracil reductase RibD, whose product MNSNDHAWMARALQLARKGLYSTHPNPRVGCVIVKDGELIGEGWHVRAGEPHAEVHALLQAGERARGATAYVTLEPCSHHGRTPPCAEALVEAGIGRVVAAMQDPNPQVAGRGLARLRSVGIEVASGVLENEARALNAGFVKRMETGLPLLRAKLAMSLDGRTAMASGESQWITGPAARAEVQRLRAQSSVVLTGADTVLMDNARLTVRAAELGLDDELTALAMQRPPLRVLVDGRLRVPLDAPFFQAGSALVASTGDEQAASYQAAGHELLALASDVGRVDLRGLLVELANRGANEVLLEAGPRLAGAFAALGLVDEYQIFVAAKFLGSSARPLLDLPLARMSEAPEMKIEDIRAVGDDWRIVARPVG is encoded by the coding sequence ATGAACAGCAACGATCACGCCTGGATGGCCCGCGCGCTGCAACTGGCGCGCAAAGGCTTGTATTCGACACATCCCAATCCGCGAGTCGGTTGCGTCATCGTCAAGGATGGCGAGCTGATCGGCGAAGGTTGGCACGTACGAGCCGGCGAGCCGCATGCCGAGGTCCATGCGCTGCTTCAGGCCGGTGAACGTGCGCGCGGTGCGACCGCCTACGTCACGCTAGAACCTTGCAGCCATCACGGACGGACGCCGCCCTGTGCCGAAGCGCTGGTCGAGGCGGGTATTGGGCGCGTGGTCGCGGCCATGCAGGACCCCAATCCGCAGGTTGCCGGCCGTGGTCTGGCACGCTTGCGCAGCGTCGGCATTGAGGTCGCCAGCGGCGTATTGGAAAACGAAGCGCGGGCGCTGAACGCCGGCTTCGTCAAACGCATGGAAACCGGCTTGCCACTGCTGCGCGCGAAACTTGCGATGAGCCTCGACGGCCGCACTGCCATGGCCAGCGGCGAAAGCCAATGGATCACCGGCCCGGCGGCACGCGCGGAAGTGCAGCGGCTGCGCGCGCAGTCCAGCGTGGTGCTGACCGGTGCCGACACGGTGCTGATGGACAACGCGCGGCTGACGGTACGCGCTGCCGAGCTGGGGCTGGACGACGAACTGACCGCGCTGGCCATGCAGCGTCCACCGCTGCGCGTGTTGGTCGATGGACGTTTGCGCGTACCGCTGGATGCGCCGTTTTTTCAGGCTGGCTCGGCTTTGGTGGCCAGCACTGGCGATGAGCAGGCGGCAAGCTATCAGGCGGCAGGTCATGAGTTATTGGCGCTAGCCAGCGATGTGGGTCGTGTCGATCTGCGTGGTCTGCTGGTCGAACTCGCCAATCGTGGCGCCAACGAAGTGCTGCTCGAAGCCGGCCCACGTCTCGCCGGTGCTTTTGCCGCGCTGGGGCTGGTCGATGAATACCAGATATTCGTCGCCGCGAAATTTCTCGGTTCCTCGGCGCGGCCGTTGCTTGACCTGCCGCTGGCGCGCATGAGCGAAGCGCCCGAAATGAAAATCGAGGATATCCGGGCGGTCGGCGACGACTGGCGCATCGTCGCTCGTCCGGTCGGCTGA